From the genome of Aquipuribacter hungaricus:
GACCACGACGCGGGTCACGGGGCCTCCACCGCCACGGGCTGGCCGCCGAGGTCGCCGGCGTCGAAGTCGTCGGTGTCGTCGGTCCGGTCGGTGCCCACGTCGGTGGGCAGCGCCACCAGGCGGACCTCGGCGGCGAAGGCGTTGGCGTAGGTCACCGACAGCGCGTCGTCGGGCTCCAGGGCGAGGGTCACCGGCAGCACGCTGGTCTCCTGCAGGCCCTCCTCGTCGTCGTTGGTGCGCACGGTCCGCTCCCCCTCCACGGTGACGACGCGCACGTCGCGCACCAGCACGCGGACCTGCGCGGGCAGGCCCGGCACGTCCTCGAACACGGCGTAGATGTCGACCCGGTCGTTCGGGGCGACCCGGCCGGCGACGCCGGTGACGGAGTTGACGTTGATGGCGATCTCGCGCTCGGTCGGGCTGAGGTCGGAGGTGGGGATGAGCATGTCGGCCGTCACGACCGTCTCGGCCTCGAGCCGGAACGGGGCCCGGCGGCCCTCGATGTCGCCGAGCTCGAGCTGCGAGGACGGCGAGGTCCACCGGGCGGGCACCTCGACCGGCTCGACGTTGTCCTCGGTGAAGGGCTGGTAGGCCTCGATCGGCCCGACCGCCCGGTACACCGTGGTCAGCGGGCCGACCTGGCTGCTGACCTCGCGGACGTAGTTGGTGACGATCGCGAAGACGCCGACGGCGACGACGACGCTGAGCACCATGAGCACGACGCCGCGGCGCTGCCTGGGGTTCACGTTCCTGCCTCCTGGAGGGTGACGACGGCGGAGCAGAAGCGGCAGGTGCCGCCCGGCGCCGCGTGGCCGCAGACGTCGCACGCCGGGCCGGTGGGGGCGGTGGGGACGT
Proteins encoded in this window:
- the cpaB gene encoding Flp pilus assembly protein CpaB codes for the protein MNPRQRRGVVLMVLSVVVAVGVFAIVTNYVREVSSQVGPLTTVYRAVGPIEAYQPFTEDNVEPVEVPARWTSPSSQLELGDIEGRRAPFRLEAETVVTADMLIPTSDLSPTEREIAINVNSVTGVAGRVAPNDRVDIYAVFEDVPGLPAQVRVLVRDVRVVTVEGERTVRTNDDEEGLQETSVLPVTLALEPDDALSVTYANAFAAEVRLVALPTDVGTDRTDDTDDFDAGDLGGQPVAVEAP